TGAAATTAATACGCATAAATTACATGGCGGATACGCGATGAGCAGCCATGGGAAAATCGCAGACTGCCTCCAACTGGGCGGTCCGTCTGCAACAGACACCTCCAGCCCCGGAATGATCATCTTTGCTTTTCAAGTAGTTCATAGCAAGCCCTAATTAAAAGTCTCGGCCTTCGGATTCAAACTTTTTCCAAATAGGACAAACGACACAAGTTTGTGCACAATGCAAAAGTTTGCGATGGCAAAAATAGCAGGTGCACTGGAAAAACTAGCGAGCGTTTACTATTGCTTTTATGCGCTTGCATTATGTTAGGAATAAACATTccaaatgtatataaatgtaagaatattcaaataattaagataaaataaaaatcagaaGACTtgacaacaaaattaaacaaaatttgttagGTTTAGATTTATAgttagatttatttaaaataaaatatataaaattttagattccataaaactataaaaacttttatataatgtattaatattgatttagATAATGACTGGATGGATTGGTTGAaaggtaaaatattttataaaattaatggacatttttcattgaaaaataaaacattttataaaattaattgacaTTTTTCATTGCCATGTAAGCGCTAGGAAAATGTGGCCACTTAGGGCTTTGCAGCAGGTAACGTGAAAACTGTTTGCCAACTGAACCACAGGAAGTCGCCTGGATAGAACAGGATAGAGACGGCTAGAGCGGGGAATCGAAGCGGAAGGGGATGGGGAAGGGGACCAGGACACCACTGACTGCAATTTGCTGAGACTTCAGAACTCAGAGACGCTGCTGCTTGTCGGCCATTCTCTTTCCGGTTGTGCTTGGCAACTTTTGCTATTGTCGTAGGTCCTCGAAACGGGAGCAGGACAAGTCAAAGAACCAACAGCCGTCTGGCTAGGCCACTTGCCCCGCAGCTAGCCAAAGGAACCTGCCGCAGGACTCGGGCTTCGACGGCACACACGCCATATGCGCAGAAGGACAACAAttgaattacaaaattatttgctgctgctgtcgtcgtcgttgtcgttgtcgttctCGTCCTCGTCGTTCTTCGACGGACAAAACTAGTTGTACATTGGCGGGACGGCCAGACAGGATCGAAAGGAGCAGGGGGCAAGGACTCCCTCAAGTGGCTCTTGGCCGGGACTGAGGACATGTTTTCTAAAACGGAAATTAGGTGACAGGACGAGCCGAACAAGCGGGCTCTTTTGGTTCTTGTCGACATCGTCTTGGGTCAACTTTAATTGCCGCTTTGTTCGGGCTGGCACactctcaaaaataataaggACTAATGACTATTgaacaaatatatttgtcgttttcaaaaattataaaaaatccaacattttattaaaaaagtaaatagaatttaaaaaaattgaaaatttaaaatccgAAATGAGCGGTAAGTATAACTTTACCCCAAGCGTAATTTAAACATCACTACTACTTCAAAACtgatggaaaattaaaaacaatagttcaaaaatagaaaatggcAGCACTAAACTAGAATCTTCTGGAATTATGTGCATGGGTCAAGTTTTATGTCCAGAGGTCTGGCTAACATACCCATCACCACCTTCTCATGATCATTCAATGGCTCAGGAAACAATAATACCTTCCGCAGCTCAGTTAACGTATATCTACGGCGAACACCGTGACAATTAACGCTTCTCGGGTTGCCCGATAGCACTTGGGGGCCTTAGAAAATCCAGAGAGCGCAGAGTTTTACACTTAGTATCTgtaaatgtatctgtatctgtatctgcgaGTGGGCCGCATTTGTATCTCTCAGACTGTCTGGCTGAGCGAGCGTGCGAGAGTCGCGTGTGCAATGCTgcaaaaatgttcaaattcATTGCTTTtagctatatatattttgcttttttttttttattacgtttttggtttgggttatCGTCTGGCAACGGCAATCATAACAGCCAGGGGCGTAGAGGGGGGGCGGGGTGCCAAGGGGGGCCagaccagcaccagcaccagcaccagcagcagcagcagtaccagtaccatcgcgaatacaaaacaaaatgatgCAGAAAAGCGAGAGGTGCGGCGTGTTTCGAGGATGACGAAAACTGAAACGAGCCAAACGCACGAAGACTCCGCCGATTTTGTTTTCTGCTGCATGAGGATTCACTCGAGGACTGCGAGGAGGAGGTGGGCATGGTAAGCGGCAAAGGGGCAACGGGCAAGGGGCAGAAGCAGGAGCAGGGGCATGAGCAGGCAAACAGCCAGCCAGGCAGCGACGACGTCGACGACTTTGTGGATTTTGATTCTGGGTCATTCACCCttgacaaaaaacatttttgctcTGTGTTAGGCCGCTTTTGTATGCGGTGTTGCTGCCGTTTGCCTtgcgttgttgctgctgttgctgttgctgctgctgctgattgcTGACGTACAGGCATCCACATTTGGACTCCACCACACTCCACTTGATTTTGCCCGGGATCGGATAGGATTGGATcgaatgaaaatgaaaaatcgcATTCGGAGATGCTTTGCATATGCCCAAATGTCCAAATGTCCGAGTCCAAGTGCGGACACTCCCTGTCCGCGTCCGTTTGTCCGGCTCTCTTGTCATTGTCCGGCATTGTCTACCGctcgcttttgttttattatatttacgCCCAGCCATTTCggtttgattttgtttaaatcgTTGTCCGTTGTCTGGCATTCTAAGATGTTTTTTCGTCTTGGTTTTCTGTGTTTATCTCGTCGCtgcgctttttgtttggctggTTTTTTGAACCCTCGCCTTGATTTAGAAGGCAATAAAATAATGAGCGCACAAAATGGAAAccatttttgataaatattatcGCAAATTTTTCTGCAACACAACAAACGAAAACAAGCAATTCTCGATCATCACGAACAgggtaaaaatatttatttagaatgTTGCGAGTTCAAAGAACGCTTATCTTTGAGTTTATTGCTCTTAAAAATAACGATTTGAAatagcatttattttgttaataagcCACTGTAAATTGAGGCCAATATTTATATCTTTAGAATGTTTAAAATGAGTAACAAAGTGGGCGCGATAAGCACAAATTCAAAGGACTaaagcttttgttttgttccaTCAGTTTCTGTCAAACTTTCAAATATCCCGACATGTTCAATCCCTAGTCGGCAAACTTTTAATGCCCTGGCACATGGCCGAATTAAAACGTTATCTGCCATGCAACGCTGCCAAATCTCCTGGCTCCGCTGCTCCATGCAACATCATCCAATAGTCCTGCCCCCGAAAAACTCTCTCCGCCAGTTGGCACAAAGCAATTGCCATGGCCATTTAGGACAACTATAGAAGCATACGactgcaacaacaacggctGAATTTACACAACAATCAATTACAGTAGCCGGTGTTAGCGAAAACAAAGAGCGAAAAAGAGGCCAAAACCAAGTAACAGCACAgtaaaaaactattatttttaataacaaaatttaaataaaagaaactaaAAAAGAGAGAACATTGTTATGtcagaaaaagtttttaaagtttgttttcaataaaaatgaaagcttTTCAGAAGacttttttagaaatttattaaacatcaGTGTCTGCCGGAAGTTTCTGTAACATCTTTCAGAAACCAACAAAGTGATAAAAGGGTtacctaaaaatatttaataaatattttgcatagTTTTTATGATTCTCAAGAagactaaaattattataaaaaataaatacctttCGATATAGACTACTCCATCTTTATGTTTAAGCATCTTGATATgataatattcaaaaattatcaaaaacattttataaaaccgagaggatatttttttttgtgcatttttgtGATTCCCACgtgcaaaataaaacagtGCAAGAGGCGCGTAGATTTATCTGCATTATGCCACACCGACACACAGGTACATATACAGATACACCCACACGTACGTACACGTATACAAATGTCAGTCGACAAACTGGAAATTATGTTTGTGCCGAATTTTAGTTTTGTCGGCCAGGAGGATCCCTCTGTAATCCAACTGGCAAAAAAGCGACTGGCCCGGggaaaacaaaggcaaaacaaGAACGACAGGTGTAATAAATAACCCTGGCAAAATGGCCAGTACGTGGACGCAGCAATGTAATGGAAAGTGCTGCAATGCGAGTGCCGAGATGGAGGAGGGTCAACCAAGGGGTCACACAGCTCGTCCACTAATTCGTGTCATTTAGTGCAGGTGGCGACAGAGGACGAGCAAGAGGGGCAGGAAAAGGAgtggagcaggaggagcaggaggagccgGAGGAGCAGGATGCGGAGCAGTAGGAGCAGGGTGACCACAGAAGATTGACGCTGAACGATAGCGCCAGGAAATGGCTATTGCTCTTGCTCTTGCTTTTGCTCCAGGGATGAAAGCCACAAGCTGTGACCACAGCCGCAAAGTTGCCAAAATAGCAGCTCTGGGTGCTGACCCGAATCTGGATTAATTCAATCCCTATCAGACGGGGCTTCAATAATTCAGGAGGGGCGTTGTGTCGCCCAAGAGGGTCATTGCACAGCGACGTAGCCAGAAGGTCATGTGGAGAAACTCAGcctaatgtttatatttaatatctgAATTTGTATATTGTgaacacttaaaaaataaatacatttaattaatttaatctaGGTATCtagaaatagaaatttgtACCTCtattatttagaaaaaaattgcCTAAAAAGTTGTTGGTAATATTACCATATactcttaaatttatatcttttaaaatttgcatgtttggtttattttagaaaagcaaataaatgtatCAAATTTTACTCAACCTCAAATctacaaataaaaatctatttcTGTAGTTTCTGACAATATTTGCCtattaacttattaataaattaaaatttacttttgtaaaaattaaattggcactaccaaattatttttaatttcaatattaaaaaattaatggtaatgaatttatttgccataaattgaatttgaatctTTATAAAACCCCTTTAAAAAATGCACTCTACGCCCCTGAACGttttaatgtaatttgttGGAGAAGGAGCATATCAGTTCTAGCCAGTATGGAAATCCTGGCAAAggctattttaaattaatgaaccATGTGCCAGCCGTTACCGCACTAAAATTCCCATTAAACTAACTAAAACGAATGTTAACGTTAGCCCTTTTGGCCAATTCCCATTTTTGGCCAGGTTCCAAGAGCATGCTGCTGTCAATTCTGTCCTACATAGAAGGCctaaagtttaataaacttttgaatttattgaaCTTTCCCCCCTTTTGTCAACAGACCCACCAGTCCGATAACTCAACCGGTTCGATAATCGATAATGGAACTGGCCCGCTCACCCGCACATGATTGCTCGCTTTGCAACACTGTTGTTTTGAGGGCGTAGTTCCAACAAGTGCTGAGCATCATAATTTTCTATTACTAATCGCAGCTTGGCGTTGGCTCGCCCATAGAATCTcattttatgtttagtttGTTAGCTTAAGCGTAGTGTTTGTTTGGTTTGCAATACAGTAAGGGCGTAAGGAAGAGCAAAAGCCAGAGCAAGATGTTCCCCTCGTCGATTTTGGGGCGCAGCTACCTGCTTTTCATGCTGGTACTGGCCGTGGGCGTGTTCGCCCAGCACGAGTGGCAGGCGCGGGATGCCTTCGACGAGATCAAGAGGCAGTTCGACAAGGTGAACGCGGACAACTGCCCCATCCAGCATCACTCCGACCTGTTTATGCCCCTGGATGCCGTCTCCCACAAGCCGGACATCAAGGAGGTGAACGTGAATCCGGTGTTCCCCAATCGCACGGCGCTTCTCCATCTGCAGAACATGGCTCTGAGCCGGAGCTTCTTCTGGAGCTACATCCTCCAGTCGCGATTCATTCGACCCGCCATCAACGACACGTATGATCCCGGCATGATGTACTACTTCCTGTCCACCGTGGCCGACGTCTCCGCCAATCCGCACATCAACGCCTCGGCCGTGTACTTCTCGCCCAACAGCTCGTATTCGTCCTCGTACCGCGGCTTCTTCAACAAGACGTTCCCGAGATTCGGACCACGAACCTTCCGGCTGGACGACTTTAACGACCCCATTCACCTGCAGAAGATATCCACGTGGAACACGTTCGATGTGCAGGATCTGGGCGCCCATCATCCAGACTCCATATCCAAGGACTACACCCACGACCTGTACAAGATCAACGAATGGTACCGCGCCTGGCTGCCGGATAACGTAGAGGGGCGGCACGACACGAAGATTACCTACCAGGTGGAGATCCGCTATGCGAACAACACCAACGAGACATACACGTTCCATGGACCGCCTGGCTCTGAGGAAAACCCCGGACCCATCAAGTTCACAAGGCCTTACTTCGACTGCGGCAGGTCCAACAAGTGGCTGGTGGCCGCCGTGGTGCCCATTGCGGATATTTACCCACGACACACCCAGTTCCGGCACATCGAATACCCGAAGTAAGCTTTTAACTGGCTTCTCATGCACTGCTCCTAATCCCCAATTAATTCCTCCCAGATACACTGCTGTTTCGGTGCTTGAAATGGACTTTGAGCGCATAGACATCAACCAGTGCCCGTTGGGTGAGGGCAACAAGGGTCCAAATCACTTTGCGGACACGGCGCGGTGCAAGAAAGAAACCACGGAATGCGAACCACTCCACGGTTGGGGCTTCAGGCGCGGTGGCTACCAGTGCCGCTGTAAGCCAGGCTTCCGGCTGCCCAACGTGGTGCGGCGACCCTATCTGGGGGAGATTGTGGAGCGGGCCTCGGCAGAGCAGTACTACAATGAATACGACTGCCTAAAGATTGGCTGTAGGTTTTAGGTGACATTGTTTAAGAGTTCAAATTGACGGTTGTGACCTTTTGTAGGGATCCAAAAGCTGCCCATTCAATGGGAGAAGGCCCCCTACCACATTCGCCAGAAGTATCTGGACAGGCATGCGGAGTATCGCAACTACACCACCGGCTCAAGATCTCTGCATGCGGAACACTTAAATATTGACCAAGTCCTTAAGTACATTCATGGAGTCAACTATCGTACTTGCAAAAAGTAAGCCTACTCAATGGCAGAGAAATCCCAAACTTGCTTCAATTTACTAATCAATTATGTTTTCCCCTTGACAGCTTCCATCCACAGGATCTGATTCTGCGCGGCGATGTCAGCTTCGGCGCCAATGAGCAGTTCGAGAACGAAGCCAAGATGGCCGTGCGACTGGCCAACTTTATTAGCGCCTTCCTGCAGGTAAGCAAACGATCCAGAGCGTTCCCATCGCCGCTGCTCGCCTTCACGCTAAATGAAGAGCAATAATTGATAACCCGACACCTATTAAGAGCCTTCGACGACGGCTCTTGAAAACTTCTCAAgtgtaaattataattttccacGCGTAATTCAACTTCCTCGAATTTCCTGCAATGCCAGTTTCTCGGTTCTTACCGCTGGCGGtactgatgctgatgctgatgatgctgctCTTGCTATTTGCAATTCTGCGTTGCCAGCCGCGCGGCGTGAATTAAATATTCAGTGTCAAACCATTACCAAATGCTAAATTCATTAGTTTGAGCGGCGAGGACACGAAAAACGGGTTCGCCACAAGGCGTCGTCTTCATTAAATtccagccgcagcagcagcagcagcagcatcatcgAGAACCTAGGGAAATCATGGGGATGAGAGTCTTCTTTCAGCTCGCTCTCTGTGTCCATATTTGCACAAGTTGTTAGCATTGAAAAGCGGCGGGGGAAACTCTCCCGTTTCCCAAAAACCTATAATGTTCCTCAAACGCAAACCCAAACTCGAATCTCCCCCTGTTGCGCAGGTATCGGATCCCAACGAAGTGTACTCGGGCAAACGTGTGGCCGACAAGCCGCTGACCGAGGACCAAATGATCGGCGAGACCCTGGCCATTGTCCTGGGCGACAGCAAGGTCTGGTCGGCCACAATGCTCTGGGAGCGCAACAAGTTCACCAATCGCACCTACTTCGCACCCTATGCCTACAAGACGGAGCTCAACACGCGGAAGTTCAAGGTGGAGGATCTGGCGCGCATCAACAAGACGCACGAACTGTACACGGAGAAGAAGTACTTCAAGTTCCTCAAGCAGCGCTGGAACACCAACTTCGATGACCTGGAGACCTTCTACATGAAGATCAAGATCCGGCACAACGAGACAGGTGAATACCAGCAGAAGTACGAGCACTACCCCAATTCGTACAGAGCGGCCAACCTCAAGCACGGCTACTGGACTCAGCCGCAGTTCGACTGTGACGGCTACGTAAAGAAGTGGCTGGTGACCTATGCGGTGCCCTTCTTCGGCTGGGACAGCCTCAAAGTCAAGCTGGAATTCAAGTGAGTAGAGGGGATGGGAACAGAAATATGGAATAGgggttgggttgggttgggttgggtCGACTTGTTGGGCCGGTCCGCTGCGTGCCGCCGTCGCGGGCCGCTCAAGCCCCTTTTTAGGGCGCAGTCCCACTCCCGATCTAGGATCACGTCCCAGTTCTATTCACATGCAAATGCCTAGCTTTGATTGCCTCATTTTGGAGTGTTGACAAGACCTAACTTCTGACTTGTGACTTCTGGCATTGTGATGCAAATACAAATGGAGGCAATTAAACTGACTAATTTGTTTGCTCTGCGCAGGGGTGTGGTGGCCGTCTCCATGGACATGATGCAGCTGGATATCAACCAGTGCCCGGACTGGTACTACGAGCCAAATGCCTTTAAGAACACGCACAAGTGCGACGAGCAGTCATCCTACGTGAGTACATTGATCTGAGAAATCACAATTTAGTGAGGAGATTATCTATGAAGTACAGGTTTCCTTCTAATGTTTCTTCAAAACTAAGCTATTTGACTAAACTGAATGTTTTTTCAGTGCGTTCCCATCATGGGTCGTGGCTATGAAACCGGAGGCTACAAGTGCGAGTGTCTGCAGGGCTACGAGTATCCTTTCGAGGATCTGATCACCTACTACGACGGCCAGCTCGTGGAGGCCGAGTATCAAAATATAGTGGCTGACGTTGAGACTCGCTACGATATGTTCAAGTGCCGATTGGCCGGAGCCGCGGGCCTGCAATCCGCTCTGGGACTTGTGGTCGCGCTGATCGGGCTAACACTTACCCTGCTGTATAGATTTAGTTAAGCAACCGCACGCCAAATAACTAACGCAAAACTTCCGTCCAAACGAAACTCACATCAAATCTCTCCACAAAAGACATAACTACAAAGCAACACAGACACAAAATTGacacccaaaaacaaaacgagcTGCCAGCCCAGCACTCTGCCGTTGCTCCCTTTGAACATTGTCATCATTTATCTGCAAGGCGATTAAGTTGTAGACATAATCTATTACAATGAATCTGGTTATTTGTCATTTCTATCAAAGGCGGTAGGAGCAGTCGAAGCAGCAGAAGCGGCATCGTCGGCAGAAAAGCGCAAACAGCCGCGCCTACTGCGCTCAGATTACGGAAATGCCGCGTAGCTCGTCTTTTTTCTCCTTCGGAGATCCTCTCTAATGTCCGTGAAGTCGAGTCGCACagctgtgtgtgcgtgtgtgagcGGCGATCGCAAACCTGTTAACATCGGAACCCAGTTAGGCCCAGGCGTACCTACACCCATCATCGGTGAGGTCATCCAGGTCCAAGCTGGGGGTTGTTTGTGCCGCACGCACACCTTTTTTTCCTGCCAACGGATGGCACAAAAAATCCAACGCCTGCCGTCgtgtttttcttatattaaaTCGTCGATGCTCCGTTggctgcgtttttttttttgcctgaattaaatatatatatatgccgATGCCTGTGCCGATGCCaatgccgctgctgctgtggcgtttttttccgctttttgttttttgcgccTTGATTATCATACGCGCttgaatttttattatctGTACCCTGAGAACTTTTTCTATGCGCCGCAGGAACCAGTTTATCAGCCACTTGGTCTCCTACCAGGGCAAAAAAGAAATCTCCAggtttttcattaaaaactttatagcCATAGGTAGCTGGACAGGGGGCacaaaaaatctttttcaCACATTTTTCATAGTCATTTCAGGGCAGCAGCGGTGGGCAGTAACTGTCTCAGGATTCGGGCAACtcctccatttccatttggaAAAATGCCCGCGTCTGCGGAAACACGTTCGAGTGGCTGGCCGTGTccgcttttggttttgtttttgggcaGTCAGTCTTGTCCCCCTGACATTCCGCAATAGATTTGTAGATCAGTACAAAGCAGAAAGTAATCAAAAGTGTAAATTGTGCCTTAAAACTGAATTAAGTGTTCATTCTCGAATATTGGTAACTCCACAGACTATATCGAACGTCCGTCCAATGATAAGTCTTTTTTGTATTATGTATCTACGTATCTTAGTTTTAAGTGCCTTGAGAAATATCACTGAACTTTTACAACATTCTTTCGTAGCCTAATGTATAGATTTTAAGTGAATAATAATTCTAAAGCAGTGCATATACACAATGTtcaaatatatgtttttgtagTAAAACAATCGACTTACCAAACTTATTCATTTTGCATGCGAGTGTCCCCAACGCCAGTCGAATTTAATTGCTCTTTCGATTTTAGTTCTTCACAAGATATGAATTTTTCGTTACGCTTCGCAATTTTAACGTTTTACgatcaaaaatcaaaatccaaTGTTTGAATTTGTCAGCTTTTATAAAAGTGCGAAATGATATCACAACATATATGATATATTggagaacaaaaacaaaatacaaaagacTTGGAACACCAAATGAAATTCACGGCGCCCGCCTAATCGCCGAGCGTCGTAAATTCTCCTCCGATTTCTTTATCTCGTATATATATTCGCGATCTACAGACTGCTTGGCTCGATTTGGTACAATCGGTTTTCCTAACCACCAAATATTAAGAGTAATTTCTAATTTGGactttgatatattttttgatccTTTTAGaatttgaacaaatttttgcAGAGGGATTTAATTTGAATGGTTGATGTTGTAATACTGAGACATTTTCTACTTCTCTCAACACTGACAGTTCTCTAGATAACTAAAGAGTTGCCTGCTTGGCTCGTTCCatcaaaagtaaaataaacatCAAGTGTGTTGAGTTTTtctttaactatttatttcgtgttcggtttttgtgtgttcTAAATACATCCC
This genomic window from Drosophila gunungcola strain Sukarami chromosome 3R, Dgunungcola_SK_2, whole genome shotgun sequence contains:
- the LOC128266581 gene encoding uncharacterized protein LOC128266581, which gives rise to MFPSSILGRSYLLFMLVLAVGVFAQHEWQARDAFDEIKRQFDKVNADNCPIQHHSDLFMPLDAVSHKPDIKEVNVNPVFPNRTALLHLQNMALSRSFFWSYILQSRFIRPAINDTYDPGMMYYFLSTVADVSANPHINASAVYFSPNSSYSSSYRGFFNKTFPRFGPRTFRLDDFNDPIHLQKISTWNTFDVQDLGAHHPDSISKDYTHDLYKINEWYRAWLPDNVEGRHDTKITYQVEIRYANNTNETYTFHGPPGSEENPGPIKFTRPYFDCGRSNKWLVAAVVPIADIYPRHTQFRHIEYPKYTAVSVLEMDFERIDINQCPLGEGNKGPNHFADTARCKKETTECEPLHGWGFRRGGYQCRCKPGFRLPNVVRRPYLGEIVERASAEQYYNEYDCLKIGWIQKLPIQWEKAPYHIRQKYLDRHAEYRNYTTGSRSLHAEHLNIDQVLKYIHGVNYRTCKNFHPQDLILRGDVSFGANEQFENEAKMAVRLANFISAFLQVSDPNEVYSGKRVADKPLTEDQMIGETLAIVLGDSKVWSATMLWERNKFTNRTYFAPYAYKTELNTRKFKVEDLARINKTHELYTEKKYFKFLKQRWNTNFDDLETFYMKIKIRHNETGEYQQKYEHYPNSYRAANLKHGYWTQPQFDCDGYVKKWLVTYAVPFFGWDSLKVKLEFKGVVAVSMDMMQLDINQCPDWYYEPNAFKNTHKCDEQSSYCVPIMGRGYETGGYKCECLQGYEYPFEDLITYYDGQLVEAEYQNIVADVETRYDMFKCRLAGAAGLQSALGLVVALIGLTLTLLYRFS